The following are from one region of the Hyalangium gracile genome:
- a CDS encoding GMC oxidoreductase — translation MDCDWLIIGSGFGGSVSALRLTEKGYRVVMLEKGRRLQAKDFPKTNWNLKRWLWMPRLGWRGLFKMTFFRHVTVLSGVGVGGGSLVYANTLPVPKDYFFKNGEWSHLADWKQELAPYYEKARRMLGATLNPLNTYPDQIIQEVGKEMGRTDFQPTHVAVYFGQPNVTVPDPYFQGEGPERTGCNSCGGCMLGCRFGAKNTLDKNYLYLAEKRGLTIHADTEVTWVRPLQGGGYEVEALEGASVFFRRRRRFTARNVIFSGGVLGTVDLLLKLKASPDGLPRLSDRLGDYVRTNSEALIGVVTPKRDKDLSKGIAIGSILHTDDHSHLEPVRYSAGSGFFRLLSAPYVTGQGMVTRLARLIGVMLRHPLKLLRVLAARDYSKQAIILLYMRTLDGSLSMKRGRGPLTGLRKGLVTALKEGPAPTANIPEAAELARRVADKVDGMPMSLVNETVLGIPTTAHILGGCCMGDSARTGVIDAQHRVHGYEGLYVIDGSAVSANPGVNPSLTITALAERAMTFIPAKQQLEQGQTDAQTEPPRPAAIAR, via the coding sequence ATGGACTGCGACTGGCTCATCATCGGTTCGGGGTTCGGCGGGAGCGTGAGTGCGCTCCGGCTGACGGAGAAGGGCTATCGCGTCGTGATGCTGGAGAAGGGCCGGCGCCTCCAGGCGAAGGACTTCCCCAAGACGAACTGGAACCTGAAGCGGTGGCTGTGGATGCCGCGGCTCGGCTGGCGCGGGCTGTTCAAGATGACGTTCTTCCGCCACGTCACCGTGCTCTCCGGAGTGGGCGTGGGAGGCGGCTCGCTCGTCTACGCCAACACCCTGCCTGTCCCGAAGGACTACTTCTTCAAGAACGGCGAGTGGAGCCACCTGGCCGACTGGAAGCAGGAGCTCGCCCCGTACTACGAGAAGGCGCGGCGGATGCTCGGGGCCACGCTGAACCCGCTGAACACCTACCCGGATCAGATCATCCAGGAGGTGGGCAAGGAGATGGGCCGCACGGACTTCCAGCCCACCCACGTGGCCGTCTACTTCGGCCAGCCGAACGTCACCGTGCCGGATCCGTACTTCCAGGGTGAGGGCCCGGAGCGCACCGGCTGCAACTCCTGCGGCGGCTGCATGCTGGGCTGCCGCTTCGGCGCGAAGAACACCCTGGACAAGAACTACCTCTACCTCGCGGAGAAGCGCGGGCTGACCATCCACGCGGACACGGAGGTGACGTGGGTGCGTCCGCTGCAAGGCGGGGGCTACGAGGTGGAGGCGCTGGAAGGCGCGTCCGTCTTCTTCCGGCGCAGGCGGCGCTTCACCGCGCGCAACGTCATCTTCTCGGGGGGCGTGCTCGGGACGGTGGACCTGCTGCTGAAGCTCAAGGCGAGCCCCGATGGGCTGCCGCGGCTGTCGGACCGGCTGGGCGACTACGTCCGCACGAACTCCGAGGCGCTCATCGGCGTGGTGACGCCGAAGCGGGACAAGGATCTCTCCAAGGGCATCGCGATCGGCTCCATCCTCCACACGGATGACCACTCGCACCTGGAGCCGGTGCGCTACTCGGCGGGCTCGGGCTTCTTCCGGCTGCTCTCGGCGCCCTACGTCACCGGGCAGGGCATGGTGACGCGGCTGGCGCGGCTCATCGGCGTGATGCTGCGCCACCCGCTCAAGCTGCTCCGCGTGCTGGCGGCGCGCGACTACTCGAAGCAGGCCATCATCCTCCTCTACATGCGCACGCTCGACGGCTCCCTGAGCATGAAGCGTGGGCGCGGGCCGCTGACGGGGCTGCGCAAGGGGCTCGTCACGGCGCTGAAGGAGGGCCCGGCTCCCACGGCCAACATCCCCGAGGCCGCCGAGCTGGCCCGCCGCGTGGCGGACAAGGTGGACGGCATGCCCATGAGCCTGGTCAACGAGACGGTGCTGGGCATCCCCACGACGGCGCATATCCTCGGCGGGTGCTGCATGGGCGACTCGGCGCGCACGGGCGTCATCGACGCCCAGCACCGCGTGCATGGCTACGAGGGCCTGTACGTCATCGACGGCTCGGCGGTCTCTGCCAACCCGGGCGTCAACCCGTCGCTGACCATCACCGCGCTGGCCGAGCGCGCCATGACCTTCATCCCCGCGAAGCAGCAGCTCGAGCAGGGCCAGACGGACGCCCAGACGGAGCCGCCTCGACCCGCCGCCATCGCTCGCTGA
- a CDS encoding glycoside hydrolase family 31 protein, whose protein sequence is MRLTDSAIEPTRLHLWGARAALEVRCPLPGVLRIRHAPSSAGVGFAHPQLAPKQSWAVVTDEARPLEVRRDGETIHLTAEGASLELSAATGTWRFRDAEGRELARCESVSGESSPHMPVNHHRARLALHAPPDEAYLGFGEKVGSLDKRGMRFTFWNTDVMPHHPDTDPLYISIPFSMGLRDGIAWGFFLDETWRSEVDVAYAEPDRVRWESWGPELDVYLIVGPHPADVVRRYVTLTGRPPLPPLWSLGAQQSRWGYESADDIRGVIQAYRSRGLPLDAVYLDIDYLDAYKVWTWDRTRFPDPQGLTREAAGAGVRLVPIINPNVKAEPGYVTYEEAKAQDYLVRADSGDVLVGEVWARPAVFPDFTREEVQRWWGNWHQEFLEQGIAGFWNDMNEPACFELLEASGSVAATGGRMEEARRREGKTLPYAARHGKRRHLEVHNVYGLAMTKAAFEGFRQYAPQRRPFLLTRAGYAGMQRYAAAWTGDNSSHWEHLELSMPMLMGLGLSGVAFTGVDIPGFIGRPSADLMARWTQLGTFYPLMRNHAAKPMPFQEPWRFGDKHLALAKEAMERRYRLLPTLYSLMQEAAETGLPVMRPLLMLDPADLDALRAFDQFLFGRELLVAPITKPGHTRRMVYLPKGQWLEWPNLERACAVREGGQHVIADGPLDTVPVWLRAGGAIALTKPAPHTTTANWDYLEWHIHAGPDLRTRLYEDEGDGYGASRTSILTGGMDRGRFWVERKVQGNLPLTRQRETLFIYGVKGVRSVTGALELGSMKDGVLEVPMSATWDRLVVNF, encoded by the coding sequence ATGCGCCTCACTGACTCCGCCATCGAGCCCACTCGCCTGCACCTCTGGGGAGCGCGCGCCGCGCTCGAGGTCCGGTGCCCGCTACCGGGAGTGCTGCGCATCCGCCACGCGCCCTCCTCGGCGGGCGTGGGCTTCGCGCACCCCCAATTGGCGCCCAAGCAGTCCTGGGCGGTGGTCACCGACGAGGCGCGGCCCCTCGAGGTCCGCCGCGACGGAGAGACGATCCACCTCACGGCGGAGGGCGCCTCGCTGGAGCTGTCGGCGGCGACGGGCACCTGGCGCTTCCGGGACGCGGAGGGCCGGGAGCTGGCGCGGTGCGAGTCGGTCTCCGGAGAGTCCTCGCCGCACATGCCGGTGAACCACCACCGGGCGCGGCTGGCGCTGCACGCCCCTCCGGACGAGGCGTACCTGGGCTTCGGGGAGAAGGTGGGCTCGCTCGACAAGCGCGGCATGCGCTTCACGTTCTGGAACACGGACGTGATGCCGCACCACCCGGACACGGATCCGCTCTACATCTCCATCCCCTTCAGCATGGGCCTGCGCGATGGCATCGCGTGGGGCTTCTTCCTGGACGAGACGTGGCGCTCCGAGGTGGACGTGGCGTACGCAGAGCCGGACCGGGTGCGCTGGGAGAGCTGGGGCCCGGAGCTGGACGTGTACCTCATCGTCGGGCCGCACCCGGCGGACGTGGTGCGGCGGTACGTGACGCTGACGGGGCGCCCGCCGCTGCCGCCGCTGTGGAGCCTGGGCGCGCAGCAGTCGCGCTGGGGCTACGAGAGCGCGGACGACATCCGAGGCGTCATCCAGGCGTACCGCTCGCGCGGGCTGCCGCTGGACGCGGTGTACCTCGATATCGACTACCTGGACGCCTACAAGGTGTGGACGTGGGATCGCACGCGGTTCCCGGATCCGCAGGGGCTCACGCGCGAGGCGGCCGGCGCGGGCGTGCGCCTGGTGCCCATCATCAACCCCAACGTGAAGGCCGAGCCCGGCTACGTCACGTACGAGGAGGCGAAGGCCCAGGACTACCTGGTGCGCGCCGACAGCGGGGACGTGCTGGTGGGCGAGGTGTGGGCGCGGCCAGCGGTGTTCCCGGACTTCACCCGCGAGGAGGTGCAGCGCTGGTGGGGCAACTGGCACCAGGAGTTCCTCGAGCAGGGCATCGCGGGCTTCTGGAACGACATGAACGAGCCGGCGTGCTTCGAGCTGCTCGAGGCCTCGGGGAGCGTGGCGGCCACGGGCGGGCGGATGGAGGAGGCCAGGCGGCGCGAGGGCAAGACGCTGCCGTACGCGGCCAGGCACGGGAAGCGGCGGCACCTGGAGGTGCACAACGTCTACGGGCTGGCGATGACGAAGGCGGCCTTCGAGGGCTTCCGCCAGTACGCGCCGCAGCGCCGGCCCTTCCTGCTGACGCGCGCGGGGTATGCGGGCATGCAGCGCTACGCGGCGGCGTGGACGGGAGACAACTCGAGCCACTGGGAGCACCTGGAGCTGTCGATGCCGATGCTCATGGGCCTGGGGCTGTCGGGGGTGGCGTTCACGGGCGTGGACATCCCCGGCTTCATCGGCCGCCCGAGCGCGGACCTGATGGCGCGGTGGACCCAGCTGGGGACGTTCTATCCGCTGATGCGCAACCACGCGGCCAAGCCGATGCCCTTCCAGGAGCCCTGGCGCTTCGGAGACAAGCACCTGGCGCTGGCGAAGGAGGCGATGGAGCGGCGGTACCGGCTGCTGCCCACGCTGTACTCGTTGATGCAGGAGGCGGCGGAGACGGGGCTGCCGGTGATGCGGCCGCTGCTCATGCTGGATCCGGCGGACCTGGATGCGCTGCGCGCGTTCGATCAGTTCCTCTTCGGGAGGGAGCTGCTGGTGGCGCCCATCACGAAGCCGGGCCACACCAGGCGGATGGTGTACCTGCCGAAGGGCCAGTGGCTGGAGTGGCCCAACCTGGAGAGGGCCTGCGCGGTGCGGGAGGGAGGCCAGCACGTCATCGCCGACGGCCCGCTGGACACGGTGCCCGTGTGGCTGCGGGCCGGAGGAGCCATCGCGCTCACGAAGCCGGCGCCGCACACGACGACGGCCAACTGGGACTACCTCGAGTGGCACATCCACGCCGGCCCGGACCTGCGCACGCGGCTCTACGAGGACGAGGGCGACGGGTACGGGGCCTCCCGGACCTCCATCCTCACCGGGGGCATGGACCGGGGACGCTTCTGGGTGGAGCGGAAGGTCCAGGGCAACCTGCCCCTCACGCGCCAGCGGGAGACGCTGTTCATCTACGGCGTCAAGGGGGTGCGCTCGGTCACGGGCGCGCTGGAGCTGGGCTCCATGAAGGACGGAGTGCTCGAGGTCCCCATGAGCGCGACCTGGGACCGGCTCGTCGTGAACTTCTGA
- a CDS encoding alpha/beta hydrolase → MNDTLARQGRLEARPRALTVESPQRGRMPLGLGGKRDGFLYVPESYRADQPAPLVVMLHGAGGHAQHALGILQPLADAQGLILVAPDSRGPTWDVIRGDYGADVLFIDAALAWVFEHYAVDPERVAIGGFSDGASYALSLGISNGDLFTHVLAFSPGFAAPREQHGEPRIFISHGTEDAVLPIDPCSRRLVPRLEGVGYDVLYREFEGPHTVPAEIAREAAEWFRTASN, encoded by the coding sequence TTGAACGACACCCTGGCCCGCCAGGGCCGGCTGGAGGCACGGCCTCGGGCATTGACGGTGGAAAGCCCCCAGCGCGGCAGGATGCCACTGGGACTGGGAGGCAAGCGTGACGGCTTCCTCTACGTGCCGGAGAGCTATCGCGCGGACCAGCCAGCGCCCCTGGTGGTGATGCTCCATGGGGCGGGGGGCCACGCGCAGCACGCCCTGGGCATCCTCCAGCCGCTCGCGGACGCACAGGGCCTCATCCTCGTGGCTCCGGACTCCCGGGGACCGACGTGGGATGTCATCCGCGGCGACTATGGCGCGGACGTCCTCTTCATCGACGCGGCGCTCGCCTGGGTCTTCGAGCACTACGCCGTGGACCCGGAGCGTGTCGCCATCGGCGGCTTCTCGGATGGCGCCTCGTATGCCCTGTCGCTGGGCATCTCCAACGGCGATCTGTTCACGCACGTCCTGGCTTTCTCGCCGGGGTTCGCCGCTCCGCGCGAGCAGCACGGCGAGCCGCGCATCTTCATCTCGCATGGGACGGAGGACGCGGTCCTCCCCATCGACCCTTGCAGCCGGCGCCTCGTGCCCCGGCTCGAAGGCGTGGGGTACGACGTGCTCTACCGCGAGTTCGAGGGGCCGCACACCGTCCCCGCGGAGATCGCGCGCGAGGCGGCGGAGTGGTTCCGGACCGCCTCGAACTGA
- a CDS encoding OmpA family protein, whose product MRLKALWMAVSLLAAPGVALAQGPLDQLKKAAGDAGKGALEKKINSKLKQEASKNQCSFKSGTDVLEAGCDQKLKKLTAALVDAKKQLDSGGVKNYKFEVSGHTDSTGDAAKNKELSQKRAAVIVKELVARGIPSGEIIALGRGSEQMLVKPDDTAAKKAKNRRYEIQVRF is encoded by the coding sequence ATGAGGTTGAAGGCGCTGTGGATGGCGGTGTCGCTGCTGGCGGCTCCCGGGGTGGCGCTCGCGCAGGGCCCGCTCGATCAGCTCAAGAAGGCGGCGGGCGACGCGGGCAAGGGCGCGCTGGAGAAGAAGATCAACTCCAAGCTCAAGCAGGAGGCGAGCAAGAACCAGTGCAGCTTCAAGTCCGGCACGGACGTGCTGGAGGCCGGCTGTGACCAGAAGCTCAAGAAGCTGACGGCCGCCCTGGTCGACGCCAAGAAGCAGCTCGATTCCGGAGGGGTGAAGAACTACAAGTTCGAGGTGTCCGGCCACACCGACTCGACCGGCGACGCGGCGAAGAACAAGGAGCTGAGCCAGAAGCGAGCCGCCGTCATCGTCAAGGAGCTGGTGGCTCGCGGCATTCCCAGCGGCGAGATCATCGCGCTGGGGCGCGGCTCGGAGCAGATGCTCGTGAAGCCGGACGACACGGCGGCCAAGAAGGCGAAGAACCGCCGCTACGAGATCCAGGTCCGCTTCTGA
- the dgt gene encoding dGTP triphosphohydrolase, producing MSTERNERWQQLLSGHRLGSTRPPESHDERTEYDKDYDRIVFSSAFRRLHDKTQVFPLSTSDYTRTRLTHSIEASCVGRTLGQLAGKALGRQDVKVEPSHLGTLVAAACLAHDIGNPPFGHSGEAAIQHWVEQKLKPWSPEPAGDGPPSPFATEAEWKDLLSFEGNAQGFRILNRLQSRERQGGLRYTVATIGAMSKYPRPSVIPGRERDKRRVSEKKFGYFQDDAELAREAFQRLGLQEREPGVFARHPLAFLVEAADDICYAIIDLEDSAMLGLIPMEQACALLEGAARIRNGYIPPSELQPESRLGALRSSAIGVLIQECVGVFSEVVKEMEQGSWEQSLASVREPVRATLKQITGITREKGYESERVLQIESAGFKTLGGLLDMFASAVVTDSPNKEEKKLRQLLPLEFLQRPGPHQPDRDDAIRRLTPYQRLLCVTDYVSGMTDGFAVELYQRLSGIKLPA from the coding sequence GTGAGCACGGAACGCAATGAGCGATGGCAGCAGCTGCTGTCTGGTCACCGCCTGGGCTCCACCCGCCCGCCCGAGTCCCATGACGAGCGGACCGAGTATGACAAGGACTATGACCGCATCGTCTTCTCCAGCGCCTTCCGAAGGCTGCATGACAAGACGCAGGTGTTCCCGCTCTCGACGAGCGACTACACGCGGACGCGGCTGACCCACAGCATCGAGGCCTCGTGCGTGGGGCGCACGCTGGGCCAGCTCGCGGGCAAGGCCTTGGGCCGCCAGGACGTGAAGGTGGAGCCGTCCCACCTGGGCACCCTCGTCGCCGCGGCCTGCCTGGCGCATGACATCGGCAACCCGCCGTTCGGCCACTCGGGAGAGGCGGCCATCCAGCACTGGGTCGAGCAGAAGCTGAAGCCCTGGTCGCCCGAGCCCGCTGGCGACGGCCCCCCGAGCCCGTTCGCCACCGAGGCCGAGTGGAAGGATCTGCTGAGCTTCGAGGGCAACGCGCAGGGCTTCCGTATCCTCAACCGGCTCCAGTCTCGCGAGCGCCAGGGCGGGCTGCGCTACACCGTCGCGACCATCGGGGCCATGAGCAAGTACCCGCGGCCCTCCGTCATCCCGGGCCGGGAGCGGGACAAGCGCCGCGTCTCGGAGAAGAAGTTCGGATACTTCCAGGACGACGCGGAGCTGGCGCGCGAGGCGTTCCAGCGGCTCGGCCTTCAGGAGCGCGAGCCGGGAGTCTTCGCCCGCCACCCGCTGGCCTTCCTCGTCGAGGCCGCGGATGACATCTGCTACGCGATCATCGACCTGGAGGACTCGGCCATGCTGGGCCTCATCCCGATGGAGCAGGCGTGCGCGCTGCTCGAAGGCGCGGCGCGGATCCGCAACGGCTACATCCCCCCGTCGGAGCTCCAGCCCGAGAGCCGCCTGGGCGCGCTGCGCTCGAGCGCCATCGGCGTGCTCATCCAGGAGTGCGTGGGTGTGTTCTCCGAGGTGGTGAAGGAGATGGAGCAGGGGAGCTGGGAGCAGTCGCTCGCCTCCGTCAGGGAGCCCGTGCGCGCCACGCTCAAGCAGATCACCGGCATCACCCGCGAGAAGGGCTACGAGAGCGAGCGCGTCCTGCAGATCGAGAGCGCGGGCTTCAAGACACTCGGAGGCCTGCTGGACATGTTCGCCTCCGCCGTCGTCACGGACTCACCCAACAAGGAGGAGAAGAAGCTGCGCCAGCTCCTCCCCCTGGAGTTCCTCCAGCGCCCCGGACCGCACCAGCCGGACCGCGACGATGCCATCCGCCGCCTCACTCCGTACCAGCGCCTGCTGTGCGTCACCGACTACGTCTCCGGCATGACCGACGGCTTCGCCGTGGAGCTCTACCAGCGGCTGTCGGGCATCAAACTCCCCGCGTAG
- a CDS encoding S8 family serine peptidase, whose protein sequence is MKRIKQAACTFSFLAVTACGGMEGQEFPVEEVKEEIGQTAQLLRSSRPVPGQYIVVLKDLKGVAQVGPEGVAQEMALKTGGQVLHTYKSALKGFAMKLSEAEVQKLLQDPRVAYVQENGYKQVVGTQTGATWGIDRTDQRNRPLNSTYNYANTASNVHAYIIDTGMRLTHQQYTGRVGNGFDAITAGGNANDCHGHGTHVAGTVGGTTWGIAKGVTLHPIRVLDCSGYGDDAQVIAGVDWVTANHVKPAVANMSLGGDPSQPLDDAIANSIAAGVVYAVAAGNDSSSACNYSPARLPTAITVGSTTSSDARSSFSNYGTCVDIFAPGSSITSASSSSDTGSTSMSGTSMASPHVAGVAALYLSENPAATPQQVRDALVNNGTAGVVGSPGTGSPNVLLYSGFIGGGTPGDTTAPSTSITAPAGGSTLSGVTTISASASDNVGVAKVEFYAGTTLLGTDTSAPYSFDWNTSAVINGGYSLTTKAFDTSGNTATSAAVAVTVSNTTGSCTSAQQLLLNPGFESGNVNWSASTGVITSSTNGSAARTGSYRAWLNGYGTTRTEYAYQDISIPATACNASLSFWLLITTSETTTATAYDKLTVTVRNTAGTTLATLATYSNLNKGSAYVQRTFDLSAYKGQTIRVYFNGTEDSSLATSFFIDDTAVNITQ, encoded by the coding sequence ATGAAGCGCATCAAGCAAGCTGCGTGCACCTTCTCCTTCCTGGCCGTCACCGCGTGCGGTGGCATGGAAGGCCAGGAGTTCCCGGTCGAAGAGGTGAAGGAGGAGATCGGCCAGACGGCCCAGCTCCTGCGGAGCAGCCGTCCCGTCCCCGGGCAGTACATCGTCGTGCTGAAGGACCTCAAGGGCGTGGCGCAGGTGGGCCCGGAGGGCGTCGCGCAGGAGATGGCGCTGAAGACGGGTGGCCAGGTGCTCCACACCTATAAGTCGGCGCTCAAGGGCTTCGCGATGAAGCTGTCCGAGGCCGAGGTCCAGAAGCTGCTCCAGGATCCGCGCGTGGCCTACGTGCAGGAGAACGGCTACAAGCAGGTGGTGGGGACCCAGACGGGCGCCACCTGGGGCATCGACCGCACGGACCAGCGCAACCGGCCGCTGAACAGCACCTACAACTACGCGAACACGGCGAGCAACGTTCACGCGTACATCATCGACACCGGCATGCGGCTGACGCACCAGCAGTACACGGGCCGCGTGGGCAACGGCTTCGACGCCATCACCGCGGGCGGCAACGCCAACGACTGCCACGGCCACGGCACGCACGTGGCGGGCACGGTGGGCGGCACCACGTGGGGCATCGCCAAGGGCGTGACGCTGCACCCGATCCGCGTGCTGGACTGCTCCGGCTACGGCGATGACGCGCAGGTCATCGCGGGCGTGGACTGGGTGACGGCCAATCACGTCAAGCCGGCCGTGGCCAACATGAGCCTCGGCGGCGACCCCTCGCAGCCGCTGGATGACGCGATCGCCAACTCCATCGCCGCGGGCGTGGTGTACGCCGTCGCCGCGGGCAACGACAGCTCGAGCGCCTGCAACTACTCTCCGGCCCGCCTGCCGACGGCCATCACCGTGGGCTCCACCACCAGCTCGGACGCGCGCTCCTCGTTCTCGAACTACGGCACCTGCGTGGACATCTTCGCGCCGGGCTCCAGCATCACCTCGGCCTCGTCCAGCAGCGACACGGGCAGCACCAGCATGAGCGGCACCTCGATGGCCAGCCCCCACGTGGCCGGCGTCGCGGCGCTCTACCTGAGCGAGAACCCCGCTGCCACGCCGCAGCAGGTGCGTGACGCGCTGGTGAACAACGGCACCGCGGGCGTGGTGGGCAGCCCCGGCACGGGCTCGCCCAACGTGCTGCTCTACAGCGGCTTCATCGGCGGCGGCACGCCGGGCGACACCACGGCGCCCTCCACCTCCATCACCGCGCCGGCGGGCGGCTCCACGCTGAGCGGCGTCACCACCATCAGCGCCAGCGCCTCGGACAACGTGGGCGTGGCGAAGGTGGAGTTCTACGCGGGCACCACGCTGCTGGGCACTGACACCTCCGCGCCGTACAGCTTCGACTGGAACACCTCGGCGGTGATCAACGGCGGCTACTCGCTGACCACGAAGGCCTTCGACACGTCCGGCAACACGGCCACCTCGGCCGCGGTGGCCGTGACGGTGAGCAACACCACGGGCAGCTGCACCAGCGCGCAGCAGCTCCTGCTCAACCCGGGCTTCGAGAGCGGCAACGTGAACTGGTCGGCCTCCACGGGCGTCATCACCAGCTCGACGAACGGCAGCGCCGCCCGCACGGGGAGCTACAGGGCCTGGCTGAACGGCTACGGCACCACGAGGACGGAGTACGCCTACCAGGACATCTCCATCCCGGCGACGGCCTGCAACGCCTCGCTCAGCTTCTGGCTGCTGATCACCACCTCGGAGACCACGACGGCCACGGCGTACGACAAGCTCACCGTGACGGTCCGCAACACCGCGGGCACCACGCTGGCGACGCTGGCCACCTACAGCAACCTGAACAAGGGCTCGGCCTACGTGCAGCGGACGTTCGATCTGTCCGCGTACAAGGGCCAGACGATCCGCGTGTACTTCAACGGCACCGAGGACTCGTCGCTGGCGACGAGCTTCTTCATCGATGACACCGCGGTGAACATCACCCAGTAG
- a CDS encoding SOS response-associated peptidase, translating to MCGRVTIQTPAVEIAREFGLAGIRSAIERPRFNLAPTQLMPVVANDGQRMLDAFRWGLIPSWAKDASIGNKLINARCETVAEKPSFRSALKRKRCLLLVDGFYEWKQSTKPKTPFFFHRKDRKPFAIAGLWEEWTAPDTGEVLRTCCIITTGPNGLMAPIHDRMPVILSKEGQEQWLRPEAMDAAQLQPLLVPCADDFLDSYEVARVVNSPTNDVPACIERLAA from the coding sequence ATGTGCGGCCGTGTAACCATTCAGACTCCTGCAGTGGAGATCGCGCGTGAGTTCGGCCTGGCCGGCATTCGCTCCGCGATCGAGCGTCCCCGGTTCAATCTCGCTCCCACGCAGCTGATGCCCGTGGTGGCCAATGACGGGCAGCGGATGCTGGATGCGTTCCGCTGGGGGCTCATCCCGTCCTGGGCCAAGGACGCCTCCATCGGCAACAAGCTCATCAACGCGCGCTGCGAGACGGTGGCGGAGAAGCCCAGCTTCCGCTCGGCGCTCAAGCGCAAGCGCTGCCTGCTCCTGGTGGACGGCTTCTACGAGTGGAAGCAGTCCACCAAGCCGAAGACGCCGTTCTTCTTCCACCGCAAGGACCGCAAGCCGTTCGCGATCGCCGGGCTGTGGGAGGAGTGGACGGCTCCGGACACCGGAGAGGTGCTGCGCACCTGCTGCATCATCACCACGGGCCCCAATGGGCTGATGGCGCCCATCCACGACCGGATGCCCGTCATCCTCTCGAAGGAAGGGCAGGAGCAGTGGCTGCGCCCGGAAGCGATGGATGCCGCGCAGCTGCAGCCGCTGCTGGTGCCGTGCGCGGATGACTTCCTCGACTCCTATGAGGTGGCGCGCGTGGTGAACTCGCCCACGAACGACGTGCCGGCCTGCATCGAACGGCTGGCCGCCTGA
- a CDS encoding DoxX family protein, with amino-acid sequence MQGRQAELGWTVVRVVFGLGLAFGHGWGKVSGGVTDFSQSVASLGFPFPVFFAWCAALTELVGGILIAVGFLTRPVSAMASFTMLVALYQHLIHKGDPFTKAEKALLYLAVFVALSLIGAGPWSVDAKLRRRP; translated from the coding sequence ATGCAGGGGAGACAGGCAGAGCTGGGATGGACGGTGGTGCGGGTCGTCTTCGGTCTGGGGCTCGCGTTCGGACACGGCTGGGGCAAGGTGTCGGGAGGCGTGACTGACTTCTCCCAGAGCGTCGCCTCGCTCGGCTTCCCCTTCCCCGTCTTCTTCGCCTGGTGCGCGGCGCTCACGGAGCTGGTCGGCGGAATCCTCATCGCCGTGGGCTTCCTCACCCGGCCCGTGTCCGCCATGGCGAGCTTCACCATGCTCGTCGCCCTCTACCAGCACCTCATCCACAAGGGCGATCCGTTCACCAAGGCGGAGAAGGCGCTGCTCTACCTGGCCGTCTTCGTGGCGCTGTCGCTCATCGGCGCGGGCCCGTGGAGCGTCGACGCGAAGCTGCGGCGCCGCCCGTAG